Proteins encoded in a region of the Corallococcus caeni genome:
- the nhaR gene encoding transcriptional activator NhaR, with the protein MAAMDWLNYHHLLYFWTVVREGGVVAAGRKLRLSQPTVTGQVRALEQALGEKLFERAGRKLVLTEVGRYVYRYADEIFTLGNELQNGLKGLPTARPRKLLVGVSEVMPKLIAHRLLEPAMRMSEEVQLICTEDRTEKLLSDLSQHALDLVLSDSPVPPASGIRAYNHLLGECGTTLFATARLAASLRRGFPKSLDGAPFLLLAEVAPSRRSLMQWLESQGVRPRVRGEFQDSALMKAFGQAGEGVFPGPSVIEAEIRSQYDVEVVGRVDAVREHFYALTVERRLRHPAAVAISDAARTHLFRQA; encoded by the coding sequence ATGGCGGCGATGGACTGGCTCAACTACCACCACCTGCTGTACTTCTGGACGGTCGTGCGCGAGGGCGGTGTCGTGGCCGCGGGGCGCAAGCTGCGGCTCAGCCAGCCCACGGTGACGGGGCAGGTGCGGGCCCTCGAGCAGGCCCTAGGAGAGAAGCTGTTCGAGCGCGCCGGCCGCAAGCTCGTGCTCACGGAGGTGGGCCGCTACGTCTACCGCTACGCGGATGAGATCTTCACGCTGGGCAACGAGCTGCAGAACGGGCTGAAGGGGCTGCCCACGGCGCGCCCGCGCAAGCTGCTGGTGGGCGTGTCGGAGGTGATGCCGAAGCTCATCGCGCACCGGCTGCTGGAGCCCGCGATGCGGATGTCCGAAGAGGTGCAGCTCATCTGCACCGAGGACCGGACGGAGAAGCTGCTGAGCGACCTGTCCCAGCACGCGCTGGACCTCGTGCTGTCGGACTCGCCCGTGCCGCCCGCCTCCGGCATCCGCGCCTACAACCACCTGCTGGGCGAGTGCGGGACGACGCTGTTCGCGACCGCGCGGCTCGCGGCGTCCCTGCGCCGCGGCTTCCCGAAGTCGCTGGACGGAGCCCCCTTCCTGCTCCTGGCGGAGGTCGCGCCGTCACGTCGCTCGCTCATGCAGTGGCTGGAGTCGCAGGGGGTGCGCCCCCGCGTCCGGGGCGAGTTCCAGGACAGCGCGTTGATGAAGGCCTTCGGGCAGGCCGGCGAGGGCGTCTTCCCGGGCCCCTCCGTCATCGAGGCGGAGATCCGCTCCCAGTACGACGTGGAGGTCGTGGGCCGCGTGGACGCGGTGCGCGAGCACTTCTACGCGCTCACCGTCGAGCGGCGGCTGCGGCACCCCGCGGCGGTCGCCATCTCCGACGCGGCGCGCACGCACCTGTTCCGGCAGGCCTGA
- a CDS encoding TolC family protein: MSEEPRASRPWRAPCAAALCGLVLTSWSPPASARGVSSSSPPPLSLEEVLASTASHFPLIEAARLDAEAARMELLAAQGGFDPELKARATAFPVGPYPYTRLEATLQQPTPYHGATVFGGWRRGDGKIPEYYGNLETLSAGELRAGVTVPLWRNGPVDRRRATLERARLGHTAAEHSVRQAALDASRNAAHRYWDWVAAGRRKAIAGELLEFARARDTQLAKRVRKGDLAALELTDNQRALAQRESQVVAAERLLKQAALELALYLRDADGNPVPVLPERLPADFPALDAPPPAAEPLGDMLARRPDVSRLEAQAAQQRVEARFAANQQAPLIDVTVAAAQDLGSGPERLRKTELEVGVVLDVPLLNRAARGRDGGTRASVARVEAQLRLQRERAAVEVGDARAALDAAGSRVLLARTEAAAARELAQGERTRLRHGDSSLLLVNLREQTAAEAQVREVDALAEYFKAAATLRAALALPVATVTTPGR, from the coding sequence GTGAGCGAAGAGCCCCGCGCCAGCAGGCCCTGGCGCGCGCCGTGCGCGGCCGCGCTGTGCGGCCTGGTGCTGACGTCGTGGAGCCCGCCGGCGAGCGCGCGGGGCGTGTCCTCGTCCTCCCCGCCACCGCTGTCGCTGGAGGAGGTGCTGGCCTCCACCGCGTCCCACTTCCCCCTCATCGAGGCGGCCCGGCTGGACGCGGAGGCCGCGCGCATGGAGCTGCTCGCCGCGCAGGGCGGCTTCGACCCGGAGCTGAAGGCGCGTGCCACGGCCTTCCCCGTGGGCCCCTACCCGTACACGCGGCTGGAGGCGACGCTGCAGCAGCCCACGCCGTACCACGGGGCCACCGTCTTCGGCGGTTGGCGCCGGGGGGACGGAAAGATTCCGGAGTACTACGGCAACCTGGAGACGCTGAGCGCGGGCGAGCTGCGCGCCGGGGTGACGGTGCCGCTGTGGCGCAACGGCCCGGTGGACCGCCGCAGGGCCACGCTGGAGCGGGCGCGGCTGGGGCACACCGCGGCGGAGCACTCCGTGCGGCAGGCCGCGCTCGACGCTTCGAGGAACGCGGCCCACCGCTACTGGGACTGGGTCGCGGCCGGCCGCCGCAAGGCCATCGCCGGGGAGCTGCTGGAGTTCGCGCGCGCCCGGGACACGCAACTGGCGAAGCGCGTGCGCAAGGGGGACCTGGCGGCCCTCGAGCTGACGGACAACCAGCGCGCACTCGCGCAGCGCGAGTCGCAGGTGGTGGCGGCGGAGCGGCTGTTGAAGCAGGCGGCGCTGGAGCTGGCGCTGTACCTGCGCGACGCGGACGGCAACCCCGTGCCCGTCCTTCCTGAGCGGCTGCCCGCGGACTTCCCCGCGCTGGACGCGCCGCCCCCCGCCGCCGAGCCGCTCGGCGACATGCTGGCGCGGCGCCCGGATGTGTCGCGGCTGGAGGCCCAGGCCGCCCAGCAGCGGGTGGAGGCGCGCTTCGCGGCCAACCAGCAGGCGCCCCTCATCGACGTGACGGTGGCGGCCGCGCAGGACCTGGGCTCGGGGCCGGAGCGGCTGCGCAAGACGGAGCTGGAGGTGGGCGTGGTGCTGGACGTGCCGCTGCTGAACCGCGCGGCGCGGGGACGCGACGGCGGCACGCGCGCGTCCGTGGCGCGCGTGGAGGCCCAGCTGCGGCTGCAGCGCGAGCGGGCCGCCGTGGAGGTGGGGGACGCGCGCGCGGCCCTGGACGCGGCCGGGTCACGGGTGCTGCTCGCCCGGACGGAGGCGGCCGCCGCGCGGGAGCTGGCGCAGGGTGAGCGCACGCGCCTGCGCCACGGCGACAGCAGCCTGCTGCTCGTGAACCTGCGCGAGCAGACGGCGGCGGAGGCCCAGGTGCGCGAGGTGGATGCACTCGCGGAGTACTTCAAGGCCGCGGCGACGTTGCGCGCCGCGCTGGCGCTGCCGGTCGCCACGGTCACCACGCCGGGGAGATGA
- a CDS encoding peptidase domain-containing ABC transporter: protein MATDTHHPHLTPWERLKAVLTPERGDLWVLVVYGAGVGLLSLVVPITAQAVVNTAAFGTVLQPLAVLGLVVFGLLVLAGGLRLMQVLVAERLQQRLFARMAVDLAWRLPRVRAQVHDTHRVSELVNRFMDVMTIQKATSLILLDGLALALQALVGLTVLAFYSPLLLGFDLLLLGSMALVLFGLGRGAVRTSVQESYRKYEVVGWLAELARVPLAFWGPAGGALALRRADEATQAYLEARSGHFRILLRQVAGTLAVQALASGLLLGVGGWLVTRQQLSLGQLVAAELIVAPVVASFAKFGKYLESLYDLLAAVDKVGHLFDLPIQPDGGEPLDRRDGRAAALRLRDVSLPASPLSTATLRDVDLKVEPGSRVAIVGPYSSGKRLLVDVAVGLREPAHGFVELDGMDLREASTDSLQAQVALVRGIQLFDGTVQENVAVGRADVSLQDVRQALDAVCLLDELSRLPDGLRTRLSGGHTLLSPGQAQRLMLARALVGRPRMLVLDEALDSLDADVRSQVVDRLLTPGAPWTLLLTTHLPELAARCDRALRVQANTLVEVKPS from the coding sequence ATGGCCACGGACACGCATCACCCTCACCTGACCCCCTGGGAGCGGCTGAAGGCCGTGCTCACGCCGGAGCGCGGTGACCTCTGGGTCCTCGTCGTCTACGGCGCGGGCGTGGGGCTGCTCTCGCTCGTGGTGCCCATCACCGCGCAGGCGGTGGTGAACACCGCCGCCTTCGGGACCGTGCTCCAGCCCCTGGCGGTGCTGGGGCTCGTCGTCTTCGGCCTGCTCGTCCTGGCCGGGGGCCTGCGGCTGATGCAGGTCCTGGTGGCGGAGCGGCTCCAGCAGCGGCTCTTCGCGCGCATGGCGGTGGACCTCGCCTGGCGGCTGCCGCGCGTGCGGGCGCAGGTGCATGACACCCACCGCGTGTCGGAGCTGGTGAACCGCTTCATGGACGTGATGACCATCCAGAAGGCGACCTCCCTCATCCTGCTGGATGGGCTGGCGCTCGCGCTCCAGGCGCTCGTCGGGCTGACGGTGCTGGCCTTCTACAGCCCGCTGCTGCTCGGCTTCGACCTGCTGCTGCTGGGGAGCATGGCGCTGGTGCTCTTCGGGCTCGGGCGGGGCGCGGTGCGCACCAGCGTCCAGGAGTCGTATCGGAAGTACGAGGTCGTGGGCTGGCTGGCGGAGCTGGCGCGGGTGCCGCTCGCCTTCTGGGGGCCGGCGGGCGGGGCGCTGGCCCTGCGGCGCGCGGATGAGGCGACCCAGGCCTATCTGGAGGCGCGCTCCGGGCACTTCCGCATCCTGCTGCGCCAGGTGGCGGGAACGCTCGCGGTCCAGGCGCTCGCGAGCGGGCTGCTGCTGGGCGTGGGAGGCTGGCTCGTCACCCGCCAGCAGCTGAGCCTGGGCCAGCTCGTGGCCGCGGAGCTCATCGTCGCCCCGGTGGTGGCCAGCTTCGCCAAGTTCGGCAAGTACCTGGAGAGCCTCTATGACCTGCTGGCCGCGGTGGACAAGGTGGGCCACCTCTTCGACCTGCCCATCCAGCCGGACGGGGGCGAACCCCTGGACCGCCGGGACGGGCGCGCCGCGGCCCTGCGCCTGCGGGACGTGAGCCTCCCGGCCAGCCCGCTCTCCACCGCGACGTTGCGCGACGTGGACCTGAAGGTGGAGCCCGGCAGCCGCGTCGCCATCGTCGGCCCGTACAGCTCCGGCAAGCGCCTGCTGGTGGACGTGGCCGTGGGCCTGCGGGAGCCGGCCCACGGCTTCGTGGAGCTGGACGGCATGGACCTGCGCGAGGCGTCCACCGACTCGCTGCAGGCCCAGGTGGCGCTGGTGCGCGGCATCCAGCTCTTCGACGGCACGGTGCAGGAGAACGTGGCGGTGGGCCGCGCGGACGTGTCGCTCCAGGACGTGCGACAGGCGCTGGACGCGGTGTGTCTGCTGGATGAGCTGTCGCGGCTCCCGGACGGCCTGCGCACGCGCCTGTCGGGCGGCCACACGCTGCTGTCTCCAGGGCAGGCCCAGCGGCTGATGCTCGCGCGCGCCCTGGTGGGCCGCCCGCGGATGCTCGTGCTGGATGAAGCCCTGGACAGCCTGGACGCGGACGTGCGCTCGCAGGTGGTGGACCGGCTGCTGACCCCCGGCGCGCCGTGGACGCTGCTGCTCACCACGCACCTGCCGGAGCTCGCGGCGCGCTGTGACCGCGCGCTGCGCGTGCAAGCGAACACCCTGGTGGAGGTGAAGCCGTCATGA
- a CDS encoding HlyD family secretion protein, with amino-acid sequence MSMPYRVSLQDGRIGSFARVRPVASARRLAGGMVVAGVLLAFGLAFIPWQQSAFGEGQVVAYSPDERQQRVDAPLDGWLDAWFVQEGSHVAKGDPIARIVDNDPELLQRLRSEQEAAQARLAAAERALDTALRNVRRQWQLFNEGLSSRKQYEEAQLKEADVMKELTSARAELARVDTRLARQGRQLVTAPRAGVILRRNAGDSAMYVKTGEPLAVLVPETRSRAVELWMDGNDLPLVMRERQVRLQFEGWPALQASGWPSVAVGTFGGEVSVIDAAGGGQPGRFRILVTPLPGEPWPASDLLRQGVRAHGWVLLEQVPLAYELWRRFNAFPPALSKPPPEANPQKK; translated from the coding sequence ATGAGCATGCCCTATCGCGTCTCCTTGCAGGATGGCCGCATCGGGTCCTTCGCGCGCGTCCGCCCGGTGGCCTCCGCGCGCAGGCTCGCGGGCGGGATGGTGGTCGCGGGCGTCCTGCTCGCGTTCGGCCTGGCGTTCATCCCCTGGCAGCAGTCGGCCTTTGGAGAAGGCCAGGTGGTGGCGTACTCGCCGGACGAGCGCCAGCAGCGCGTGGACGCCCCGCTGGACGGGTGGCTGGACGCGTGGTTCGTCCAGGAGGGCTCGCACGTGGCCAAGGGGGACCCCATCGCGCGCATCGTGGACAACGACCCGGAGCTGCTCCAGCGCCTGCGCTCCGAACAGGAGGCGGCGCAGGCCCGCCTCGCGGCGGCCGAGCGCGCGCTCGACACGGCGCTGCGCAACGTGCGGCGCCAGTGGCAGCTCTTCAACGAGGGCCTCAGCTCGCGCAAGCAGTACGAGGAAGCGCAGCTCAAGGAGGCGGACGTGATGAAGGAGCTCACCAGCGCCCGGGCGGAGCTGGCGCGGGTGGACACGCGGTTGGCGCGCCAGGGGCGGCAGCTGGTGACGGCGCCGCGCGCGGGCGTCATCCTGCGCAGGAACGCGGGCGACAGCGCCATGTACGTGAAGACGGGGGAGCCGCTGGCCGTGCTCGTGCCGGAGACGCGCTCGCGCGCGGTGGAGCTGTGGATGGACGGCAACGACCTGCCGCTGGTGATGCGCGAGCGGCAGGTGCGGCTGCAGTTCGAGGGCTGGCCCGCGCTCCAGGCCAGCGGCTGGCCCTCCGTGGCCGTGGGCACCTTCGGGGGTGAGGTCTCCGTCATCGACGCGGCGGGTGGCGGCCAGCCGGGCCGCTTCCGCATCCTCGTCACGCCCCTGCCCGGTGAGCCCTGGCCGGCGAGCGACCTGCTGCGCCAGGGCGTGCGGGCCCATGGGTGGGTGCTGCTCGAACAGGTGCCGCTCGCCTACGAACTGTGGCGCCGCTTCAACGCGTTCCCGCCCGCGCTGTCCAAGCCGCCCCCGGAAGCGAACCCCCAGAAGAAGTAG
- a CDS encoding alpha/beta hydrolase family protein, with amino-acid sequence MSSMWVLETPQPPPDARIAYGEAPQQFTELRKPKGKGPHPVVLFVHGGFWRAEYGLEHAGHLCADLTKRGFATWSLEYRRVGQAGGGFPGTLEDVASAADHLVDAAPSLGLDLSNVVAMGHSAGGHLAMWLAARHRLTPKQALYRDAPLKLKGVVSLAGVLDLAQGAALDLGKGIVKTFMGGTPEQFPERYAVASPAALQPLKLPQVLLHGTEDDTVPLKVSEGFHARGVQQKDPVHLVPLKGAGHFELIDPRSKEWPRVVQAVRTLR; translated from the coding sequence ATGAGCTCCATGTGGGTCCTGGAAACGCCGCAGCCGCCGCCGGACGCGCGCATCGCCTATGGTGAAGCCCCGCAGCAGTTCACCGAGCTGCGCAAGCCCAAGGGCAAGGGCCCGCACCCCGTGGTCCTCTTCGTCCACGGCGGCTTCTGGCGCGCCGAGTACGGCCTGGAGCACGCGGGCCACCTGTGCGCGGACCTGACGAAGCGCGGCTTCGCGACGTGGAGCCTGGAGTACCGCCGCGTGGGCCAGGCCGGCGGTGGCTTCCCCGGCACCCTGGAGGACGTGGCCTCCGCCGCGGACCACCTGGTGGACGCCGCCCCGTCGCTGGGGCTGGACCTCTCCAACGTGGTGGCCATGGGCCACTCCGCCGGCGGACACCTGGCCATGTGGCTGGCCGCGCGCCACCGCCTCACGCCGAAGCAGGCGCTGTACCGCGACGCACCCCTGAAGCTGAAGGGCGTGGTGTCCCTGGCCGGCGTGCTGGACCTGGCGCAGGGCGCGGCGCTGGACCTGGGCAAGGGCATCGTGAAGACCTTCATGGGCGGCACCCCGGAGCAGTTCCCCGAGCGCTACGCGGTGGCCTCGCCCGCCGCGCTCCAGCCGCTGAAGTTGCCGCAGGTCCTCCTCCACGGCACCGAGGACGACACCGTCCCCCTGAAGGTCAGCGAGGGCTTCCACGCCCGGGGCGTCCAGCAGAAAGACCCCGTGCACCTGGTGCCCTTGAAGGGCGCGGGCCACTTCGAGCTCATCGACCCACGCTCCAAGGAGTGGCCCCGCGTGGTCCAGGCCGTGCGGACGCTGCGCTAG
- a CDS encoding protein kinase domain-containing protein gives MLEADEAELRMALAEGLLSREDVEAVREEAARRGVSPLQLLVEQGRLSAASLVSLRRSLEAETPPPPGSKGERPRDSALRDEERPREGTPHGPVHAEAPVRMGPAPGTADDTLPPGAAPASGVDGPAFPVPHWALYRSIRFLGQGGMGRVFLARDLRLHRDVALKFVRDEDPELSRRFISEARAQARVDHERVCRVYEVGEVQGRAYIAMQYIPGAPLHTLAGTLSVEQKALVLRDAALGVHAAHLAGLVHRDLKPSNILVERGEDGALRPYVMDFGLARDWTSDDAATATGTVLGTPQYMAPEQARGEVSHLDRRADVYSLGATLYHLLTGQPPVTGANGLEVLGRIATQEPRRPRELDAELPADLEAIVLKCLEKERSRRYGSARALADDLTRFLEGDRVLARTGPAYRVRKWVARHRVAVVVAGITGLAVAGTVGQGVMARREVSQREALTRRFTEGVERIAAQARYSGQAPLHDTRPDREAMRARMRDIEASMRDAGPVAEGPGHYALGRGFLALGDEEAARTHLEAAWAKGFREPRVAYSLALVLGHRYQRERMEADRIPDAASREAKRLEAQTRSRAPALAFLEQGRGAEVPAPEYAEALRAFHEERFEDALKSLDALGTRLPWFHEAPLLRGDVLLARAVRHALASERDAARDDLEAGRRAYEAAAEIGRSVSAVHRARAELEQEALLLELSGKGDVLPAYTRGMEAVSRARTAAPDEAETWVLEARLHRRLAQARLSSGGDVEPLLARTLDAAKEALRLEPSRVEARHALAMGWWQWARYRQDRNEDPREQLRAAVAAFESIPESSRDYDFHLDLGLVFKVWADSEDGRGGDSLPFRQQAITSYRHALALDAKRPDAWINLGTAYVNRANHPRAPSKDGDLEEARTALERASTLDPGHVVAWFYLAEVHRALALRLRDHGGDAGPGLARALEAYRHGVTINPKLPPLRNGVGTVLLDQAREAWDRGDAPEPLLDEAEQAFLEAIAIAPKVGFAHNNLGEVRMWRATWRRLRDQDPTASAKEAQAELQQATALLPGLAEPWANLGQVHHTVAAYALKQGGDPRPALTQATEALERALKLNPSLAQAWRWRGEARALQAREEARRGVKPDASFQAAANDFQKALELEPENLDQRLAYGALLREWSAASSGPEARAHLQQGLSLTEAVLTARPRWKDANGLRDALRRALAKLPPD, from the coding sequence GTGCTTGAGGCGGATGAGGCGGAGCTGCGCATGGCCCTGGCAGAGGGGCTCCTCTCCCGCGAGGACGTGGAGGCCGTGCGCGAGGAGGCCGCGCGGCGCGGCGTCTCTCCGCTCCAGCTCCTCGTGGAGCAGGGACGGCTCTCCGCGGCTTCGCTCGTGTCGCTGCGCCGGAGCCTGGAGGCGGAGACGCCACCTCCGCCCGGAAGCAAGGGGGAGCGCCCGCGCGACAGCGCGCTCCGCGACGAAGAACGCCCGCGGGAGGGCACGCCGCACGGCCCCGTGCATGCCGAAGCGCCCGTGCGCATGGGCCCTGCGCCGGGCACCGCCGACGACACGTTGCCTCCGGGCGCCGCGCCTGCCTCCGGAGTGGACGGGCCCGCGTTCCCGGTGCCGCACTGGGCGCTCTACCGGTCCATCCGCTTCCTGGGCCAGGGCGGCATGGGCCGCGTCTTCCTGGCCCGGGACCTGCGGCTGCACCGCGACGTGGCGCTGAAGTTCGTCCGCGACGAGGACCCGGAGCTGTCGCGCCGCTTCATCTCCGAGGCCCGCGCCCAGGCCCGCGTGGACCATGAACGCGTCTGCCGCGTGTACGAGGTCGGTGAGGTCCAGGGCCGCGCGTACATCGCCATGCAGTACATCCCGGGGGCGCCGCTGCACACCCTGGCCGGCACGCTGTCCGTGGAGCAGAAGGCGCTCGTGCTGCGCGACGCCGCGCTGGGCGTGCACGCCGCCCATCTGGCCGGGCTCGTGCACCGCGACCTCAAGCCCTCCAACATCCTCGTGGAGCGCGGCGAGGACGGCGCCCTGCGCCCCTACGTCATGGACTTCGGACTGGCGCGCGACTGGACCAGCGACGACGCCGCCACCGCCACCGGCACCGTGCTGGGCACGCCCCAGTACATGGCCCCTGAGCAGGCTCGGGGCGAGGTGTCCCACCTGGACCGGCGCGCGGACGTCTACAGCCTGGGGGCCACGCTGTACCACCTGCTGACTGGCCAACCGCCTGTCACCGGTGCCAATGGATTGGAGGTGCTCGGCCGCATCGCCACCCAGGAGCCCCGCCGCCCGCGCGAGCTGGACGCGGAGCTTCCGGCGGACCTGGAGGCCATCGTCCTCAAGTGTCTGGAGAAGGAGCGCTCGCGGCGCTACGGCTCCGCGCGGGCCCTGGCGGACGACCTCACGCGGTTCCTCGAAGGCGACCGGGTCCTCGCGCGCACCGGCCCCGCGTACCGCGTGCGCAAGTGGGTGGCCCGTCACCGGGTCGCCGTCGTCGTCGCGGGCATCACCGGGCTCGCCGTCGCGGGCACCGTGGGCCAGGGCGTGATGGCCCGGCGCGAGGTCTCCCAGCGCGAGGCCCTGACCCGTCGCTTCACCGAAGGCGTTGAACGCATCGCGGCCCAGGCCCGCTATTCCGGCCAGGCGCCCCTGCACGACACGCGGCCGGACCGCGAGGCGATGCGCGCCCGCATGCGCGACATCGAAGCGTCCATGCGCGATGCGGGCCCCGTCGCGGAGGGCCCGGGCCACTACGCGCTGGGACGCGGGTTCCTCGCGCTGGGGGACGAGGAGGCCGCGCGCACGCACCTGGAGGCCGCCTGGGCGAAGGGCTTCCGCGAGCCCCGCGTGGCGTATTCGCTCGCACTGGTGCTGGGCCACCGCTACCAGCGCGAGCGGATGGAGGCGGACCGCATCCCGGACGCGGCCAGCCGCGAGGCGAAGCGACTCGAAGCCCAGACGCGCTCGCGAGCTCCGGCGCTGGCGTTCCTGGAGCAGGGCCGGGGAGCGGAGGTGCCCGCCCCTGAGTACGCGGAGGCCCTCCGCGCCTTCCACGAGGAGCGCTTCGAGGACGCGCTGAAGTCCCTGGACGCGCTGGGCACGCGGCTGCCGTGGTTCCACGAAGCGCCGCTGCTCCGAGGCGACGTCCTGCTCGCCCGCGCCGTGCGCCATGCCCTGGCGAGTGAACGCGACGCCGCTCGCGATGACCTGGAGGCCGGACGCCGGGCCTACGAGGCGGCGGCGGAGATTGGCCGCAGCGTGTCCGCCGTGCACCGTGCGCGGGCGGAGCTGGAGCAGGAGGCCCTGCTGCTGGAGCTGTCCGGCAAGGGCGACGTGCTGCCCGCGTACACGCGCGGGATGGAGGCCGTGTCACGCGCGCGCACGGCGGCTCCCGATGAAGCGGAGACGTGGGTGCTGGAGGCCCGGCTCCACCGGCGCCTCGCCCAGGCGCGCTTGAGCAGTGGAGGCGACGTGGAGCCGCTCCTCGCCCGGACGCTCGACGCGGCGAAGGAAGCGCTGAGGCTCGAACCGTCCAGGGTGGAGGCACGCCACGCGCTGGCCATGGGCTGGTGGCAGTGGGCCCGCTACCGGCAGGACCGCAACGAGGATCCGCGCGAACAACTGCGCGCCGCCGTCGCCGCCTTCGAATCCATCCCGGAGTCCTCGCGAGACTACGACTTCCACCTGGACCTGGGGCTCGTCTTCAAGGTGTGGGCGGACTCCGAGGACGGACGCGGCGGCGACTCGCTGCCCTTCCGGCAGCAGGCCATCACGTCCTATCGACACGCCTTGGCGCTGGATGCGAAGCGGCCGGATGCGTGGATCAACCTGGGCACGGCCTACGTGAACCGCGCCAACCATCCGCGAGCTCCGTCGAAGGACGGGGACCTGGAGGAGGCAAGGACGGCGCTGGAGCGCGCGAGCACGCTCGACCCGGGCCACGTCGTCGCGTGGTTCTATCTGGCGGAGGTGCACCGCGCGCTCGCCCTGCGCCTGCGCGACCACGGCGGCGACGCGGGGCCGGGACTTGCCCGCGCGCTGGAGGCCTACCGTCACGGCGTCACCATCAACCCGAAGCTGCCTCCGTTGCGGAACGGAGTGGGCACCGTCCTGCTCGACCAGGCCCGTGAGGCGTGGGACCGGGGAGACGCGCCGGAGCCCTTGTTGGATGAGGCGGAGCAGGCCTTCCTTGAGGCCATCGCCATCGCGCCCAAGGTGGGCTTCGCGCACAACAACCTGGGTGAGGTGCGCATGTGGCGCGCGACCTGGAGGCGGCTGCGCGACCAGGACCCCACTGCGAGCGCGAAGGAGGCCCAGGCCGAACTCCAGCAGGCCACGGCGTTGCTGCCAGGACTCGCTGAACCGTGGGCCAACCTGGGCCAGGTGCACCACACCGTGGCGGCCTACGCGCTGAAGCAGGGAGGGGACCCACGCCCGGCGCTCACCCAGGCCACGGAGGCGCTGGAGCGCGCGCTGAAGCTCAACCCGTCGCTCGCGCAGGCGTGGCGCTGGCGGGGCGAAGCGCGGGCGCTCCAGGCCCGCGAGGAGGCCCGGCGGGGCGTGAAGCCAGACGCGTCCTTCCAGGCCGCGGCGAACGACTTCCAGAAGGCGCTGGAGCTGGAGCCCGAGAACCTGGATCAGCGCCTGGCCTACGGCGCCCTCCTGCGTGAATGGAGCGCGGCCTCCTCCGGCCCGGAGGCACGCGCCCACCTCCAGCAGGGCCTGTCGCTCACCGAAGCCGTGCTCACCGCGCGTCCGCGATGGAAGGATGCGAACGGGTTGCGTGATGCCCTGCGGCGAGCCCTCGCGAAGCTGCCACCGGACTGA
- a CDS encoding SDR family oxidoreductase, with protein sequence MRVFVTGASGFIGSAVVPELLGAGHQVVGLARSEASARTLEAAGAEVHRGSLDDPDSLRAGAAKADGVIHLAFIHDFSRFEDSVRADARAIDAIGAALEGSQRPFVNAAGLLFLAPGRVVEETDAAAPAGRGASEAKMLALAERGVRTSIVRLPPSVHGKGDHGFVPHLIASARRTGVAAYVGEGANRWPGVHRSDAARLFRLALERAPAGSRLHAVADEGVPTRELANIIGRRLGVPVASKTPAEAGDFLGFLGALFALDAPASSARTRELLGWRPEGPGLLADLDDEHYFAPDAGTVL encoded by the coding sequence ATGCGCGTATTCGTCACGGGTGCATCGGGGTTCATTGGCTCGGCGGTCGTCCCCGAGCTTCTGGGGGCGGGGCATCAGGTGGTGGGGCTTGCCCGTTCGGAGGCTTCGGCCCGGACCCTGGAGGCGGCGGGGGCGGAGGTGCATCGCGGTTCGCTGGACGACCCGGACAGCCTGCGGGCCGGGGCGGCGAAGGCGGACGGAGTCATCCACCTGGCGTTCATCCACGACTTCTCCCGCTTCGAGGACTCGGTGCGTGCCGACGCGCGAGCGATTGACGCCATCGGCGCGGCGCTCGAGGGCTCCCAGCGACCTTTCGTCAACGCGGCGGGGCTGCTGTTCCTGGCGCCGGGACGCGTCGTCGAGGAGACCGACGCGGCGGCTCCGGCGGGGCGTGGCGCGTCCGAGGCGAAGATGCTCGCGCTGGCCGAGCGAGGCGTGCGCACGTCCATCGTGAGGCTTCCGCCGTCGGTTCATGGCAAGGGTGACCACGGCTTCGTGCCGCACCTCATCGCCTCCGCGCGGCGGACGGGCGTGGCCGCCTACGTCGGGGAGGGGGCGAATCGTTGGCCTGGCGTGCACCGGTCCGACGCGGCCCGGCTCTTCCGGCTCGCGCTGGAGCGAGCCCCCGCGGGTTCGAGGCTCCACGCCGTCGCCGATGAGGGCGTGCCGACCCGGGAGCTCGCGAACATCATTGGCCGCCGGTTGGGGGTTCCAGTCGCTTCGAAGACGCCAGCGGAGGCGGGCGACTTCCTCGGCTTCCTGGGGGCGCTCTTCGCTCTCGATGCCCCCGCGTCGAGCGCCCGCACGCGCGAACTGCTCGGCTGGCGGCCCGAAGGGCCCGGGCTCCTGGCGGATCTCGACGACGAGCATTACTTCGCACCGGACGCTGGCACGGTTCTGTGA